One genomic window of Mercenaria mercenaria strain notata chromosome 2, MADL_Memer_1, whole genome shotgun sequence includes the following:
- the LOC123564163 gene encoding uncharacterized protein LOC123564163 isoform X1: MTAKIVLFCVLLLESITGAQAYSYNVGGMVAASLAAFIFLIAIILLILVAVQWRDWYMRRQARRGRYRIPREKWRLFRYKVMKSTSREESPRSGMEMNMRMHNITNMPGSRTTTLERQQPITDAWVTRLPPVDHYEEKSKTLKFDPEEENVIVTDVLPDTTQRTVQPVVMTTAGPTTQTVTYQDSYQPYKDDSTTATHIRQTARARSERVSYEPYHVRLQVSEASQQPAHHLSQTTHPAQQYSQSTRPAQQLSQTMPSRGDGKDIFIQPHVPASNTPDIQAGVVVFDSDDEAGNIPVTRQSEDVVLF; the protein is encoded by the exons ATGACtgcaaaaatagttttattcTGTGTGCTCTTATTGGAATCGATAACGG GAGCCCAGGCCTATTCATACAATGTGGGTGGAATGGTGGCAGCGTCGTTGGCTGCGTTTATATTTCTCATAGCCATAATTCTGTTGATCCTTGTTGCAGTTCAGTG GCGAGACTGGTATATGCGACGTCAAGCTAGGCGAGGACGATACAGGATACCAAGAGAAAAATGGCGTCTTTTCAGATACAAAGTTATGAAGTCTACGTCTCGAGAAGAAAGCCCGAGATCTGGTATGGAAATGAACATGCGTATGCACAATATAACAAATATGCCAGGTAGTAGAACTACAACACTAGAGAGACAACAGCCAATAACAG aCGCATGGGTGACACGTCTACCTCCCGTTGACCATTACGAAGAAAAA agTAAAACATTGAAGTTCGATCCAGAGGAAGAGAATGTCATAGTTACTGATGTTCTACCAGACACCACACAAAGAACAGTCCAACCGGTCGTCATGACAACAGCAGGACCTACCACTCAAACAGTGACGTATCAGGACTCCTATCAGCCGTATAAAGATGACAGTACGACAGCTACCCACATACGCCAGACGGCACGTGCAAGATCTGAGCGTGTAAGTTACGAACCTTACCACGTTCGTTTGCAAGTGTCTGAAGCGTCCCAGCAACCAGCTCATCATCTGTCGCAGACGACACATCCAGCTCAGCAATATTCACAATCGACACGTCCCGCCCAGCAGCTGTCACAGACGATGCCATCTAGGGGCGAtggaaaagatatttttatacaaCCTCACGTTCCGGCTAGCAATACTCCAGATATTCAAGCCGGCGTCGTGGTTTTTGATTCCGACGACGAAGCTGGAAACATTCCGGTAACTCGACAATCCGaagatgttgttttgttttaa
- the LOC123564163 gene encoding uncharacterized protein LOC123564163 isoform X2, translating to MTAKIVLFCVLLLESITGAQAYSYNVGGMVAASLAAFIFLIAIILLILVAVQWRDWYMRRQARRGRYRIPREKWRLFRYKVMKSTSREESPRSDAWVTRLPPVDHYEEKSKTLKFDPEEENVIVTDVLPDTTQRTVQPVVMTTAGPTTQTVTYQDSYQPYKDDSTTATHIRQTARARSERVSYEPYHVRLQVSEASQQPAHHLSQTTHPAQQYSQSTRPAQQLSQTMPSRGDGKDIFIQPHVPASNTPDIQAGVVVFDSDDEAGNIPVTRQSEDVVLF from the exons ATGACtgcaaaaatagttttattcTGTGTGCTCTTATTGGAATCGATAACGG GAGCCCAGGCCTATTCATACAATGTGGGTGGAATGGTGGCAGCGTCGTTGGCTGCGTTTATATTTCTCATAGCCATAATTCTGTTGATCCTTGTTGCAGTTCAGTG GCGAGACTGGTATATGCGACGTCAAGCTAGGCGAGGACGATACAGGATACCAAGAGAAAAATGGCGTCTTTTCAGATACAAAGTTATGAAGTCTACGTCTCGAGAAGAAAGCCCGAGATCTG aCGCATGGGTGACACGTCTACCTCCCGTTGACCATTACGAAGAAAAA agTAAAACATTGAAGTTCGATCCAGAGGAAGAGAATGTCATAGTTACTGATGTTCTACCAGACACCACACAAAGAACAGTCCAACCGGTCGTCATGACAACAGCAGGACCTACCACTCAAACAGTGACGTATCAGGACTCCTATCAGCCGTATAAAGATGACAGTACGACAGCTACCCACATACGCCAGACGGCACGTGCAAGATCTGAGCGTGTAAGTTACGAACCTTACCACGTTCGTTTGCAAGTGTCTGAAGCGTCCCAGCAACCAGCTCATCATCTGTCGCAGACGACACATCCAGCTCAGCAATATTCACAATCGACACGTCCCGCCCAGCAGCTGTCACAGACGATGCCATCTAGGGGCGAtggaaaagatatttttatacaaCCTCACGTTCCGGCTAGCAATACTCCAGATATTCAAGCCGGCGTCGTGGTTTTTGATTCCGACGACGAAGCTGGAAACATTCCGGTAACTCGACAATCCGaagatgttgttttgttttaa